The Candidatus Zixiibacteriota bacterium nucleotide sequence TCGGCGTCATAGTCGGGATACTCGTTAATATATAAAATCGCGGTTATCAGGAATCCGATGGGGAATGACGAGAGAAAAGATGAGAGACTGAAATAGCCGGTCTGGACATAGTAAGCGCCCATGACCGGCAGAATGCCGAAATTGATGAGAATCATAAGTTCGCCGAAGCCGTTATAGGAGAAGGCGAATTTTCCCGCCGTATAGAAATAGCCGCCGATAAAACCAGCCACCGCCAGAATCAGCACCCAGTAGCCGGGGGTTTGGGTGGTCAGGTAAATTCCGGCGCCCAATGCCAGCCCATAAAAGAACAGCGCCGCAGTCAGCACTCCAGTCGGGGAAACCAGTTTGTTCTGAATGACGCGGCTTCCGCCGGAAAACGGGGTGAAATTCTTATTGGCTTCATCATCGCCGGTTTTATGGTCATAATAATCATTAGCCAGGTTTGCCCCGGCATGAGCGAATATTCCCCCCAGCAGGGTAATAAAGAACAGTCCCCAGTGAAACTCGCCGGTCTCATAAAAAGCCAGCGTGGCGCCGATTAGTATCGGCATGATTATGCCGGTGAAGAAAGGGGCGCGAATTGC carries:
- the menA gene encoding 1,4-dihydroxy-2-naphthoate octaprenyltransferase produces the protein MNPVKKWIIAIRAPFFTGIIMPILIGATLAFYETGEFHWGLFFITLLGGIFAHAGANLANDYYDHKTGDDEANKNFTPFSGGSRVIQNKLVSPTGVLTAALFFYGLALGAGIYLTTQTPGYWVLILAVAGFIGGYFYTAGKFAFSYNGFGELMILINFGILPVMGAYYVQTGYFSLSSFLSSFPIGFLITAILYINEYPDYDADKSVGKNHLVVAWGRKKAAAGYYFLMFGNYALLIAAVVTGYLTPYALLALLSFPLALKTVKHFARNMEKVPDIVPAQAGTIQVHALVGLLMSIGCITGALLKG